One segment of Polaribacter huanghezhanensis DNA contains the following:
- the dinD gene encoding DNA damage-inducible protein D, which produces MKKEIIKTLAHNFEDHSQTTENGIEFWFARDLQLLLGYSKWENFIKVINKAKIACDVTGNDILDHFPDIGKMVEIGSGTKREIQDIMLTRYACYLIAQNGDSKKENIAFAQNYFAMQTRKFELIEQRIKDWERLQARQKLTLSEKDLSELIYEKTGNDRNFGLIRSKGYQALFGKSTQQMKTKLGIPNNRALADYLPTITIKAKDFATEITVFNTKEKDLRNERSISAEHITNNRSVRKILLERGITPENLPPEEDIKKLERRVNSETKKLGKNPDKLK; this is translated from the coding sequence ATGAAAAAAGAAATAATAAAAACTTTAGCTCATAATTTTGAAGATCACTCACAAACCACTGAAAACGGGATAGAGTTTTGGTTTGCAAGAGATTTACAACTTCTTTTAGGATATTCTAAATGGGAAAATTTTATAAAAGTAATTAATAAAGCAAAAATAGCTTGTGATGTTACTGGTAATGATATTTTAGACCATTTTCCTGATATCGGGAAAATGGTTGAAATAGGATCTGGAACCAAAAGAGAAATTCAAGATATAATGTTAACAAGATATGCTTGTTATTTAATTGCTCAAAATGGGGATTCAAAGAAAGAAAATATTGCGTTTGCTCAAAATTATTTTGCAATGCAAACAAGAAAGTTTGAGTTAATTGAACAAAGAATTAAAGATTGGGAGAGATTACAGGCTAGACAAAAATTAACGCTATCAGAAAAAGATTTATCAGAATTAATCTATGAAAAAACAGGAAATGATAGAAATTTTGGATTAATACGAAGTAAAGGATATCAAGCTTTGTTTGGTAAATCTACTCAACAAATGAAAACTAAATTAGGTATTCCTAATAATAGAGCTTTAGCGGATTATCTTCCAACTATTACAATAAAAGCAAAAGACTTTGCAACAGAAATTACCGTTTTTAATACAAAGGAAAAAGATTTAAGAAATGAAAGAAGTATTTCTGCAGAACATATAACAAATAATAGATCGGTTAGAAAAATTTTATTAGAAAGAGGTATTACACCTGAAAATTTACCTCCTGAAGAAGATATTAAAAAGCTAGAAAGAAGAGTTAATTCAGAAACAAAAAAGTTAGGTAAAAACCCTGATAAATTAAAATAG
- a CDS encoding pseudouridine synthase, with product MKSHHHFILHKPYGTISQFVNPHKRKKKLLGELYNFPEGTMAIGRLDVNSEGLLLLTTDGKISEHIRSKKVEKEYYVQVDGIITQKEIEALKIGVEIGFDGKKYTTKSCEASLISLPNFPNRTQKIRDERHGPTSWISITINEGKFRQVRKMTAAVGFPTLRLIRVRIGDLNLGDLKAGDVKEIDNLIKKEK from the coding sequence TTGAAATCTCACCATCATTTTATCCTTCACAAACCTTACGGAACTATTTCTCAGTTTGTAAATCCGCACAAACGGAAGAAAAAATTATTAGGAGAATTGTATAATTTCCCTGAAGGAACCATGGCAATTGGACGATTGGATGTAAACTCAGAAGGCTTGTTGTTATTAACAACAGACGGAAAAATAAGCGAACATATTAGAAGTAAAAAAGTAGAGAAAGAATATTATGTTCAGGTTGATGGAATAATTACTCAAAAAGAAATTGAAGCTTTAAAAATAGGTGTAGAAATTGGTTTTGATGGAAAAAAATACACCACAAAATCGTGTGAAGCTTCTTTGATTTCTCTACCAAATTTTCCAAACAGAACACAGAAAATTAGAGATGAACGTCATGGACCAACAAGTTGGATTTCAATTACAATAAACGAAGGTAAATTTAGACAGGTTCGTAAAATGACTGCGGCAGTTGGTTTTCCGACTTTACGATTAATTAGAGTTAGAATTGGCGATTTAAATCTAGGCGATTTAAAAGCTGGAGACGTTAAAGAAATAGACAATTTAATAAAAAAAGAGAAGTAA
- a CDS encoding porin family protein: MKTTYIAIVLMITSIISLNAQDRKNTSTAGIKGGYNLSSVSFDGTSEAAKLHGYHLGIYVESYIGKHLSIQPEILYSKQGYKIMDNNGTYTQKLDYINIPLMLKLYPVKSFFIEAGPQIGFSISHKETFDSGFVLYDTSKEFVPNNFDWGVNLGAGFKSDEGVSLGARYHIGQSDIYDQDKPKNRVLQVYIGFEF; this comes from the coding sequence ATGAAAACAACATATATAGCAATAGTATTAATGATTACAAGTATTATATCATTAAACGCACAAGACAGAAAAAATACATCAACAGCAGGAATTAAAGGTGGATATAATTTATCGTCAGTAAGTTTTGACGGAACTTCAGAAGCAGCAAAATTACACGGATATCATCTTGGTATTTATGTAGAATCTTATATCGGAAAACACCTCTCTATTCAACCAGAAATTTTATACTCAAAACAAGGGTATAAAATTATGGATAACAATGGAACTTATACCCAAAAGTTAGATTACATAAACATTCCTTTGATGTTAAAGTTATATCCTGTAAAAAGTTTCTTTATAGAAGCTGGGCCACAAATAGGTTTTTCTATTTCACATAAAGAAACTTTTGATTCTGGTTTTGTTTTATACGATACTTCAAAAGAGTTTGTCCCTAATAATTTTGATTGGGGAGTTAATCTTGGAGCGGGTTTTAAAAGTGATGAAGGTGTAAGTTTAGGAGCAAGATATCATATCGGTCAAAGTGATATTTATGATCAAGACAAACCTAAAAATAGAGTTTTACAAGTGTATATTGGATTTGAGTTTTAA
- a CDS encoding membrane metalloprotease: protein MKNIFLRTVLICSILFSCTLETGVNNGSTAIIANRQATGSSANDLLSETIFKKMVVEIGYINGFKPTETALNNFKSFIEKRTYKPEGITFVTKEIPSTGKTVYTLDEVVALEKVHRTKYNTNTTLAVWVLFINGKSSKDTSSSSILGTAYWNTSFVIYEETIHGLSDSTFEPDRSLLEASVINHEFGHLLGLTNLGTNLQSDHEDADHPKHCNIKKCLMYWAAESSQGIGNLFSGGQVPTLDAQCLADLKANGGK, encoded by the coding sequence ATGAAAAATATTTTTTTAAGAACAGTTTTAATTTGTAGTATCCTTTTTTCTTGCACATTAGAAACAGGGGTAAATAACGGAAGCACAGCAATTATAGCTAATAGACAAGCAACAGGGTCTTCTGCGAACGATTTACTTTCTGAAACTATATTTAAAAAGATGGTTGTTGAAATAGGATATATTAATGGTTTTAAACCTACCGAAACGGCTTTAAATAATTTTAAAAGTTTTATTGAAAAAAGAACTTATAAACCTGAAGGAATAACATTTGTAACGAAAGAAATTCCATCAACCGGAAAAACAGTATATACTTTAGACGAAGTTGTAGCACTAGAAAAAGTTCACAGAACTAAATACAATACGAATACTACACTTGCAGTTTGGGTATTGTTTATCAATGGAAAATCTTCTAAAGATACTAGTTCGAGTTCAATTTTAGGGACTGCTTATTGGAACACTTCTTTTGTAATTTATGAAGAAACTATCCACGGATTAAGTGATAGTACTTTTGAACCCGATAGAAGTTTGTTAGAAGCATCGGTAATTAATCACGAATTCGGACACCTTTTAGGGTTAACAAATTTAGGGACCAATTTACAAAGCGATCATGAAGATGCAGATCACCCAAAACATTGTAATATAAAAAAATGTTTAATGTACTGGGCTGCAGAATCTAGTCAAGGAATAGGAAATCTGTTTTCTGGCGGACAAGTGCCAACGTTAGACGCACAATGTTTGGCAGATTTAAAAGCAAATGGAGGAAAATAA
- a CDS encoding RNA polymerase sigma factor, giving the protein MPDKSLCDEIYFNEFYSSHIQSATNFAYYKSGNKNTSLDLAQEAFIKIWENCAKIDFSKAKSYLFTLVNNLFLNKVKHEKVVFEYAKSSPYLDVNNQNPEYLLEEEEFKEKLKTAIEGLTEAEREVFLMNRIDGKKYREIAELLEISQKAVEKRMSSALKKLRNKVDGI; this is encoded by the coding sequence ATGCCTGATAAATCTCTTTGTGATGAAATTTATTTTAATGAGTTTTATTCTTCTCATATACAGTCTGCTACAAATTTTGCATACTATAAATCTGGCAATAAAAATACCTCTTTAGATTTAGCACAAGAAGCATTTATAAAAATTTGGGAGAACTGTGCAAAAATAGATTTTTCTAAAGCAAAATCATATTTATTTACGTTGGTAAATAACCTTTTTTTAAATAAAGTAAAACACGAAAAAGTAGTTTTTGAATACGCAAAAAGCAGTCCTTACTTAGATGTTAACAATCAAAATCCAGAATATTTACTTGAAGAAGAAGAGTTTAAAGAAAAATTAAAAACAGCTATAGAGGGTTTAACCGAAGCAGAACGAGAGGTTTTTTTAATGAATAGAATTGACGGAAAAAAATACAGAGAAATTGCAGAACTATTAGAAATCTCTCAAAAAGCAGTTGAAAAAAGAATGTCATCTGCTTTAAAAAAATTAAGAAATAAGGTTGATGGCATTTAA
- a CDS encoding FecR family protein — MKNTNDTLKWLNRDVSEEELLRLKKAEDFKTLEKIAFYSSQIKTPKINIEKSLDDLKIKTQNKTKKGKIVPFNFKHLYKYAAAIVILFTSTYFLFFNTTSTYKTKFAQTKNVYLPDDSEVVLNANSEISYAKKSWEENRNLTLSGEAFFKVKKGEKFTVNTEIGEVTVLGTQFNVKERGNYFEVKTYEGLVSVAYKDTLVKLPRGTIFKVINGVIDTKNTFDVNEKSWLQKESNFKSIPLRFVLEEIENQFDYKIETKNLDLDILYSGGFTHTDVNIALQSVTIPLQLSYKIDGKKITLFKYAQ, encoded by the coding sequence ATGAAAAACACAAACGACACCCTAAAGTGGCTTAACAGAGACGTTTCTGAAGAGGAATTACTGCGTTTAAAAAAAGCGGAAGATTTTAAAACTTTGGAAAAAATAGCTTTTTATTCTTCTCAAATAAAAACACCAAAAATAAATATTGAAAAATCGCTTGATGATTTAAAAATAAAAACACAAAATAAAACTAAAAAAGGAAAAATTGTTCCTTTTAATTTTAAACACCTTTATAAATACGCTGCAGCGATTGTGATTTTATTTACATCTACTTATTTTTTGTTTTTTAATACTACGTCTACTTATAAAACAAAATTCGCACAAACAAAAAACGTTTATTTACCTGATGATTCTGAAGTAGTTTTAAACGCAAATTCTGAAATTTCTTACGCTAAAAAAAGCTGGGAAGAAAATAGAAATTTAACCTTAAGTGGTGAGGCTTTTTTTAAAGTTAAAAAAGGGGAAAAGTTTACTGTTAATACAGAAATTGGAGAAGTAACTGTGCTTGGAACTCAATTTAATGTTAAAGAAAGAGGTAATTATTTTGAGGTTAAAACATATGAAGGATTGGTTAGTGTTGCGTATAAAGACACGCTTGTAAAATTACCAAGAGGAACTATTTTTAAAGTAATAAATGGTGTTATTGATACAAAAAACACTTTTGATGTAAATGAGAAGTCTTGGTTGCAAAAAGAATCTAACTTTAAAAGTATTCCTTTGCGTTTTGTTTTAGAGGAAATTGAAAATCAGTTTGATTATAAAATAGAAACAAAAAATCTTGATTTAGATATATTATATTCTGGTGGGTTTACTCATACAGATGTAAACATAGCGTTACAATCTGTTACAATTCCGCTACAATTATCTTATAAAATTGACGGTAAAAAAATTACGCTATTTAAATATGCCCAATAA
- a CDS encoding TonB-dependent receptor: MPNKKHVALLFCLLTISVAFSQTLIKKVALSSLILDLEKAYAIKFSYSDADVKNVFVQQPDKKISIDELLSFLNEKTFLQFKTLDNRYITISFLNKTIDICGTVLGTASLEPLVLASVKINGYKLGATTNNEGYFYLKNIPVNSTISISFISYKTKSISAKELFSISNCKQLFLEEKTEELSEITIPQFLTSGLQKSIDGNTVLNTEKFGILPGLIAPDILKTIKILPGIESVNETVSNINVRGGTNDQNLMLWDGIKMYHSGHFFGLISAYNPYLTKKVTVTKNGTSSAFSDGVSSTINMQTSNKITNRFSGGGGFNLLSADAFVQIPIKENIELHVSARRSFTDLIHTPTYTNYFSRSFQDNSISSNTVNNGESNFYFYDYSFKFLYDINYKHAIRANFIHIKNNLKYQEKYTSNTTTIKENSALKQENLGAKISWVADWNTNFSTTFFAFFSDYKINSSDYNKDTDQFQTQLNNVLETEIKLNAKYNFSEALHFLNGFVFNEIGVRNSTTVNAPTFSKTVKNVLLKSAYFSEIEYNKKNTYVRFGMRVNYFHKFQKFVIEPRINIRQKLNSDFFLKLEGEFKNQTTAQKIDFEDNFLGIEKRRWILSDDKNTPIVKSKQISFGTEYSKDKLYIDLTGFYKKVNGITTANQGFYNNTQTFNAIGNYTTKGVEFLINKKTNTISTWLSYTYSKNEYTFTAFHPATFSNSLDITHSLSAAFNYNFNKNLNVSFGGVLRSGKPYTKPVEGNETIQNGNKTIVNYDNPNTERLDNFFRIDVSGSYKFKFSEAIKSTIRIGFTNIIDRKNTIDSYYVVDKNSGNNIRRVNNYSLPFTPNLSFRVTF; encoded by the coding sequence ATGCCCAATAAAAAACATGTTGCTTTACTCTTTTGTTTATTAACAATAAGTGTTGCTTTTAGTCAAACTTTAATAAAAAAAGTAGCTCTTTCTTCGTTAATACTAGATCTTGAAAAAGCGTATGCTATTAAATTTTCTTATTCTGATGCTGATGTAAAAAATGTTTTTGTGCAGCAGCCAGATAAAAAAATTTCAATAGACGAGCTTTTGTCTTTTTTAAACGAAAAAACATTTTTACAATTTAAAACTCTTGATAATAGATATATTACCATCTCTTTTTTAAACAAAACTATTGATATTTGTGGAACGGTTTTAGGCACAGCTTCTTTAGAGCCATTAGTGCTCGCATCTGTTAAAATTAATGGATATAAATTAGGTGCCACAACAAATAACGAAGGATACTTTTATTTAAAAAACATTCCTGTTAATTCAACTATAAGCATCTCTTTTATAAGTTATAAAACTAAAAGTATTTCAGCCAAAGAATTATTTTCTATTTCTAATTGTAAACAACTATTTTTAGAAGAAAAAACAGAAGAATTATCAGAAATTACAATTCCTCAGTTTTTAACTTCTGGTTTGCAAAAAAGCATCGATGGAAATACCGTCTTAAACACAGAAAAATTTGGAATTCTTCCTGGTTTGATAGCGCCCGATATTTTAAAAACAATTAAAATTCTTCCAGGAATAGAAAGTGTAAACGAAACGGTTTCTAATATCAATGTTAGAGGTGGAACAAATGATCAGAATTTAATGCTTTGGGATGGAATTAAAATGTATCATTCCGGTCATTTTTTTGGTTTGATTTCTGCTTACAATCCTTATTTAACAAAAAAAGTTACGGTTACTAAAAACGGAACAAGTAGTGCTTTTTCAGACGGAGTTTCATCAACTATTAACATGCAAACTTCAAATAAAATTACCAATCGTTTTTCTGGTGGTGGTGGTTTTAATTTATTAAGTGCCGATGCTTTTGTACAGATTCCAATAAAAGAAAATATAGAACTTCATGTTTCTGCAAGAAGATCGTTTACCGATCTTATACATACTCCAACATATACTAATTATTTTTCGAGAAGTTTTCAAGATAATTCTATCTCATCAAATACTGTAAATAACGGAGAATCAAATTTTTATTTTTATGATTATTCTTTTAAGTTTTTATATGATATCAATTACAAACATGCTATTAGAGCTAATTTTATTCACATCAAAAATAATTTAAAATATCAAGAAAAATACACTTCTAATACTACTACAATAAAAGAAAATAGTGCTTTAAAGCAAGAAAATTTAGGCGCAAAAATTAGTTGGGTTGCAGACTGGAATACTAATTTTTCTACTACTTTTTTTGCTTTTTTTTCTGATTATAAAATAAATTCTTCAGATTATAATAAAGATACAGATCAGTTTCAAACACAATTGAATAATGTGCTAGAAACAGAAATAAAACTAAATGCTAAATATAACTTTTCTGAAGCTTTGCATTTTTTAAATGGATTTGTTTTTAACGAAATTGGTGTTAGAAACAGCACAACTGTAAATGCACCAACGTTTTCTAAAACAGTTAAAAATGTATTGCTAAAAAGTGCTTATTTCTCTGAAATTGAATACAATAAAAAGAACACCTATGTTCGGTTTGGAATGCGTGTAAATTATTTTCATAAGTTTCAAAAATTTGTAATAGAGCCTAGAATTAACATCAGACAAAAATTAAATTCTGATTTCTTTTTAAAACTAGAAGGTGAGTTTAAAAACCAAACTACAGCTCAAAAAATAGATTTTGAAGATAATTTTTTAGGAATTGAAAAAAGAAGATGGATTCTCTCTGATGATAAAAACACACCTATTGTAAAAAGTAAACAAATTTCATTTGGTACTGAATATTCTAAAGATAAATTATATATAGATCTTACTGGGTTTTATAAAAAAGTAAACGGAATTACAACAGCAAATCAAGGATTTTATAACAATACACAAACTTTTAATGCTATTGGTAATTATACCACAAAAGGTGTGGAGTTTTTAATAAATAAAAAAACGAATACCATTAGTACTTGGTTAAGTTATACCTACTCAAAAAACGAGTATACTTTTACTGCTTTTCATCCTGCTACATTTTCTAATAGTTTAGATATAACACATTCTCTTAGTGCTGCTTTTAATTATAATTTTAATAAAAATTTAAACGTTTCTTTTGGTGGAGTTTTACGTTCTGGAAAACCATATACAAAACCGGTAGAAGGAAATGAAACCATACAAAATGGAAATAAAACAATAGTAAATTATGATAATCCTAATACAGAAAGATTAGATAACTTTTTTAGAATTGATGTTTCTGGAAGTTATAAATTTAAATTTTCTGAGGCTATAAAATCTACAATTCGTATTGGTTTTACAAATATAATTGATAGAAAAAACACCATAGATTCTTACTATGTGGTTGATAAAAATAGTGGTAATAATATAAGAAGAGTAAATAATTATTCTTTACCTTTTACTCCGAATTTAAGTTTTAGAGTAACTTTTTAA
- a CDS encoding GNAT family N-acetyltransferase, whose amino-acid sequence MEFFIKEFHQLTLDELYRILQLRSEIFVVEQDCVYQDLDFKDQKSLHVFGVKKNSIIAYTRIFKPGDYFKEASIGRVVVDAKERKFSYGHNLMKASIKAVQDKFNTTEITISAQVYLKKFYESHGFKKVGDEYLEDGIPHIEMLRI is encoded by the coding sequence ATGGAATTTTTTATTAAAGAATTTCATCAACTAACTTTAGATGAATTGTATCGTATTTTACAATTACGATCAGAAATTTTTGTAGTTGAACAAGACTGTGTGTATCAAGATTTAGATTTTAAAGATCAAAAATCATTACATGTTTTTGGTGTGAAAAAGAATTCAATTATTGCATACACACGTATTTTTAAACCTGGAGATTATTTTAAAGAAGCAAGTATTGGTAGAGTTGTTGTTGATGCTAAAGAACGCAAATTTAGTTACGGACATAATTTAATGAAAGCTTCTATAAAAGCAGTTCAAGATAAATTTAACACTACAGAAATTACAATATCCGCTCAAGTATATTTAAAAAAATTCTACGAATCTCACGGATTTAAAAAAGTAGGAGACGAGTATTTAGAAGATGGAATTCCGCATATAGAAATGCTGAGAATCTAA
- a CDS encoding RpiB/LacA/LacB family sugar-phosphate isomerase — protein MTIAIGNDHAGTDYKFKIIKKLEAAGYTVLNFGTNTNDSMDYPDAIHPTAEAVETGKAIFGIILCGSGNGAQMTANKHQGIRAALCWNNELVTLTRQHNNANILTIPARFVSLQQALGFVDIFLNTKFEGGRHATRVTKISCS, from the coding sequence ATGACAATTGCAATTGGTAATGATCACGCAGGAACAGATTATAAATTCAAAATTATAAAAAAATTAGAAGCTGCAGGTTATACTGTTTTAAATTTTGGAACTAATACAAATGATTCTATGGATTATCCTGATGCAATTCATCCAACAGCAGAAGCAGTTGAAACTGGTAAAGCAATATTTGGAATTATACTTTGTGGTTCTGGAAATGGTGCTCAAATGACCGCAAATAAACATCAAGGAATAAGAGCGGCGCTTTGTTGGAATAATGAGTTAGTTACTTTAACCCGCCAACACAATAATGCAAATATTTTAACCATTCCAGCTCGTTTTGTTTCTTTACAACAAGCGCTGGGTTTTGTAGATATATTTTTAAATACAAAGTTTGAAGGTGGTCGTCATGCAACTAGAGTAACTAAAATATCTTGTTCTTAA
- a CDS encoding diacylglycerol/lipid kinase family protein, with the protein MKTDWFLIMNPTSGNGKSKKIWREISDELKKQHISFSFAFTDYSKHEEELVETAIKNGFTKIISVGGDGTLHHVVNGIMKQKLVETNTIQLAVIPIGTGNDWVKTYNINAKIENSIAIISKEKTILQDIGKLETENNMITYFTNVAGIGYDGYVVNKLKNLKRFGGIAYLLSGLYGLLLYKPVDFTIKINEKKIQEKCLMVVFGICKFSGGGMQFTKDIDTSDGLLDVTIAKNLTLLDMIFNLPKLYNGKILYHKKVETYKTNSLKIIPISKSEKPFIQADGELINTGAVSVSIIETAIQFVIP; encoded by the coding sequence ATGAAAACTGATTGGTTTTTAATTATGAATCCTACATCTGGAAACGGAAAATCTAAAAAAATTTGGAGAGAAATTTCAGATGAATTAAAAAAACAACACATTTCGTTTTCATTTGCTTTTACTGATTATTCTAAACATGAAGAAGAATTAGTAGAAACTGCTATTAAAAATGGATTTACTAAAATAATTTCTGTTGGTGGAGATGGAACGTTACATCATGTTGTGAACGGAATAATGAAGCAAAAATTAGTAGAAACTAACACTATACAACTTGCTGTAATACCAATTGGTACTGGAAATGATTGGGTAAAAACTTATAATATTAATGCAAAGATAGAGAATTCTATTGCAATAATCAGTAAAGAAAAAACAATACTGCAAGATATTGGTAAATTAGAAACAGAAAATAACATGATAACATACTTTACTAATGTAGCAGGAATCGGTTATGATGGTTATGTTGTAAACAAATTAAAAAACTTAAAACGTTTTGGTGGAATTGCTTATTTATTAAGTGGATTGTATGGATTATTATTATATAAACCTGTTGATTTTACAATAAAAATTAACGAAAAAAAAATACAAGAAAAATGTTTAATGGTTGTTTTTGGAATCTGTAAATTTTCTGGAGGCGGAATGCAATTTACAAAAGATATAGATACTTCGGATGGTTTATTAGATGTTACCATTGCTAAAAATTTAACTTTATTAGATATGATTTTTAATTTACCAAAATTATACAATGGAAAAATTTTATATCATAAAAAAGTAGAAACTTATAAAACTAATTCTTTAAAAATTATACCAATTTCAAAATCAGAAAAACCTTTTATTCAAGCTGATGGAGAATTAATAAACACAGGTGCTGTTTCTGTATCAATTATAGAAACAGCGATTCAATTTGTGATTCCTTAA